Proteins from a single region of Centropristis striata isolate RG_2023a ecotype Rhode Island chromosome 9, C.striata_1.0, whole genome shotgun sequence:
- the LOC131977161 gene encoding trace amine-associated receptor 1-like, with protein sequence MIHKVFIGVVDNEGQCSRIETTLSFLGENSNIAALSQEHLQVARPPETRQRAPLLGLAQGVGPGLPMPGMNTSCRSMSVTPQAMLIETLLCCITLLTVLLNLLVIISISHFRQLHTPTNVILLSLAVSDLIVGLEMMPTSIREWQSCWFMGKITCVFIYLIGFTINSASVGNMVLISVDRYVAICDPLRYSSMVTLSRVKVGVSLCWFCSVVYNVILLKDFFSQIDFSISCLQQCVVFISYISGAVDMVLTFFCPVTVIIVLYTRVFVVAVSQARVMRSQISTVKSNTVTVKKSEMRAARTLGITLFVFVLCLCPYYIPSLAGQDIIGGGASVQNWLFYCNSTFNPLIYAFFYPWFRKAVKVIVSLQILQPGSCNAKIM encoded by the exons ATGATACACAAAGTGTTTATTGGTGTGGTGGACAATGAAGGACAATGCAGTCGCATAGAGACGACCTTGTCGTTCCttggggagaactccaacatagCAGCTCTCAGCCAAGAGCACCTACAGGTG GCCCGGCCACCAGAAACTCGCCAGCGTGCTCCCCTCCTGGGTCTGGCTCAAGGAGTGGGCCCTGGTTTACCCATGCCTGGCATG AACACCTCCTGTAGGTCGATGTCTGTTACTCCCCAGGCTATGCTAATCGAAACACTGCTGTGCTGCATCACTCTGCTCACGGTGCTGCTCAACTTATTGGTCATCATCTCCATCTCCCACTTCAG ACAACTCCACACTCCCACCAATGTCATCCTCCTCTCCCTGGCTGTGTCTGACTTGATTGTGGGTCTTGAAATGATGCCAACCTCAATTCGCGAATGGCAGTCCTGTTGGTTTATgggtaaaatcacatgtgtTTTTATATACCTGATAGGCTTCACCATCAACTCTGCCTCTGTTGGGAACATGGTTCTCATATCAGTTGACCGTTATGtggctatttgtgaccctctgcGCTATTCTTCCATGGTAACACTAAGCAGAGTTAAAGttggtgtgtctctgtgttggttctgttctgttgtttaCAACGTCATATTACTGAAAGATTTCTTTTCACAAATAGATTTTTCTATTTCCTGCCTTcaacagtgtgttgtttttataagcTATATTTCAGGGGCAGTAGACATggttctgacttttttctgccCTGTTACTGTGATCATAGTTCTCTATACGAGAGTGTTTGTGGTGGCTGTGTCACAGGCACGTGTCATGCGGTCTCAAATTTCAACTGTCAAATCAAATACTGTGACTGTTAAGAAATCTGAGATGAGAGCTGCTCGAACTCTTGGTATTACCCTTTTTGTGTTTGTACTTTGTCTCTGTCCATATTACATTCCCTCTTTAGCAGGACAGGACATAATAGGTGGTGGTGCATCAGTTCAAAAttggttgttttattgtaaCTCCACTTTTAATCCTCTGATCTATGCCTTTTTCTACCCCTGGTTTAGAAAAGCAGTTAAAGTTATTGTCAGCCTTCAGATACTGCAGCCAGGTTCCTGCAATGCCAAGATCATGTAG
- the LOC131977160 gene encoding trace amine-associated receptor 13c-like, translating to MVETLEAADLCVPPQNTSCRSLSVTPQAMLIETLLYFISLLTVLLNLLVIISISHFRQLHTPTNVILLSLAVSDLIVGLVVMPAAINRWPSCWFMGKIICGIGYLIAFIITSASFGNMVLISVDRYVAICDPLRYSPMVTLSRVKVGVSLCWFCSVVYNVIILKDYFSQTDLSNSCYQECAVIISYISGAVDMVLTFFCPVTVIIVLYTRVFVVAVSQARVMRSQISTVKSNTVTVKKSEMRAARTLGITIVVFVLCLCPYYIPSITGQDTIVGGSSAQNWLYYCNSTFNPLIYAFFYPWFRKAVKVIVSLQILQPGSCKAKIM from the exons ATGGTGGAGACATTGGAAGCAGCTGACCTCTGTGTCCCTCCTCAGAACACCTCCTGTAGGTCGTTGTCTGTAACTCCCCAGGCTATGCTAATCGAAACACTGCTGTACTTCATCTCTCTGCTCACTGTGCTGCTCAACTTATTGGTCATCATCTCCATCTCCCACTTCAG ACAACTCCACACTCCCACCAATGTCATCCTCCTCTCCCTGGCTGTGTCTGACTTGATTGTGGGTCTTGTAGTGATGCCAGCTGCAATTAACAGATGGCCATCATGTTGGTTTATGGGTAAAATCATATGTGGTATTGGATACCTGATTGCCTTCATCATCACCTCTGCCTCTTTTGGGAACATGGTTCTCATATCGGTGGACCGTTATGtggctatttgtgaccctctgcGCTATTCTCCCATGGTAACACTAAGCAGAGTTAAAGttggtgtgtctctgtgttggtTCTGCTCTGTTGTTTACAACGTCATAATACTGAAAGATTACTTTTCACAAACAGATTTGTCTAATTCCTGCTATCAAGAGTGTGCTGTTATCATAAGCTATATTTCAGGGGCAGTAGACATggttctgacttttttctgccCTGTTACTGTGATCATAGTTCTTTATACAAGAGTTTTTGTGGTGGCTGTGTCACAGGCACGTGTCATGCGGTCTCAAATTTCAACTGTCAAATCAAATACTGTGACTGTTAAGAAATCTGAGATGAGGGCTGCTCGAACTCTTGGTATTACCATTGTTGTGTTTGTACTTTGTCTCTGTCCATATTACATTCCCTCTATAACAGGACAGGACACGATAGTTGGTGGTTCATCAGCTCAAAATTGGTTGTATTACTGTAACTCCACTTTTAATCCTCTGATCTATGCTTTTTTCTACCCCTGGTTTAGAAAAGCAGTTAAAGTTATTGTCAGCCTTCAGATACTGCAGCCAGGTTCCTGTAAGGCCAAGATCATGTAG